The bacterium BMS3Abin08 genomic interval CCGGTAGTGCCAAATTAACATAAAACTGATAAAAACGGTGGAGGGCATTATTATGTTCAGAGCAAGTATTTGTTTTTTTCTTTTCCTGTTGTCTTTACTGCCATCCTGCAGTTCTGAAAAACCTCTTCAGCAGTACCGGCCATCTGAATTCAATGGTATCGCGTATATTCAGGTATCCAGGGGCAGCCATATCTCGGTGTTGAACCTGAAAACCGGCGAGATTGGACGGATACTCACGGGGAATAAATCTCAATCAATCTCTCTCTCCAGCGACAAAAAGGCCATCTATGCCTTCAGTTACAACGGCTCCGCGAGGAGGATCGACTTTTTGACCGGAAAAAGTTATGAATGGAAAAAAATAGCCGGTGGCGTCTGCAATACAACATCAGGTAAAGCAGGCGCTATTCTGATCACGGATCCTAAAGGGTTGAGACTTCTTGAATACGAACCTGGTACGGGCAACGTTAAATCCCTGATGAGTATAAGAAAGGGTGCCTGCGGCATACATGAAAGAAAAGACGGTTCCCGTATTTATCTCACAAACCAGAGATTATCGACGGTATCGATAATTAACACCTCTGATTTTAAAATCCTCGAGGAAATCCAGGGAGCCGGAAACTCAATCCACAACACTATGGTCTCTCCATCCGGTGATACCCTATGGGTAGCCGAGGGCAATGAATTCAGGAACGGCAAGCCCTATGGTGTCGGTTTTTCAAAGTTAGAGGCAATGCAGGGGGGTATCAATATCATTAACTTACAAACCAAAGCCTTAGAGGATTTTATTATTGTGGGTGGAAATGTTATGGATCTATCTTTCTCCTCCGACGGTAAATATGCCTATGTCATCTCAAGCCAGATGCCTGAGTATGACGAGGCAATGCTTACCGTAGTGAATGTTGCCGCGAGGAGGGTAGTAAAGAACTATTCACTCTGCAAATCATGCCACATTTGGAAGGGGGTAGAACTTCCCGGTGGAAAGGCCTTTGTAAGCGCCCTCCAGGTTGACGAAAAGGCAACCGCCGATTCCGTAAAGGGCGCTCTTGAATCAGGATTTTTCAGCAGCGAGCCAGGCGGAGAGAGCACACTCTTAAAACAGATGTATGAGAATGCTGAGTGAACTATCCTGCGGCAGAGACCGCAGGGCGTCTGAAAATTGTATGTTTATTTTCGGTGTCATTCCCGCTTGTCGGGAATCCTTCGAATTGTTTGGGTTCAGATGAAAGATTCCGGACAAGCCGGAATGACAGAAATAATGACAGAAATATGGAACTGCGGCAGAGACCGCAGGGTGTTATATTTATTATAAAAAAGGCCTAAATCACCTCTCCCCGGATCTTATGGCAAGATAAGGCTCCATTCTGGAGGCCCTGATGGCAGGGTAAAGACCTGAAAAGAGCCCTATCAGCAGGGCGGTTACTACCGTCATTAATATAACTGAGAATATAACAAGCGGTGAAGGCCAGATATAAAGCAGATTAAGGGCCGCCATTATGTTGTTTTTAAAGACAAGGAAGACGGCAGCACCAAAGAGCGTCCCCAATATAGCGCCGATACAGGACATAAGAAGCGCCTCTGTAATGACGAGCCTGAATACGGTGGCTTTATGGGAACCCATCGCCCTCAGCAGACCGATCTCCCGTTGCCTTTCGTTTACGCTCATACTGAATACAACGGCAAGAATCAGCGTGCACATCACCAGAAGCACAATTACCGGAAGGAAGAACGTCTTCAACATCGAGGTGAGTTGCCTTTTCACTGTTACGGTGGATTCCTTTACATTGATTGCCGTAACACCGTTGATGTCTTTCTCTATTTTTTTTGCAAGCTCTTTTACGGAGACATTATCCCTGACCTTTACAAAAACCGCCGATATACCCTCGGGATCAACATCCTTAACCGAAATGCTCCCTTTTTCAGGAGATGTCAGTTGTGAAAAGGACTTGTCGGTTATTATCCTCCTTCGAGGGATTTTTCTGGTTTTGCTATACTTTTTCACTGCCCTCAACATCCTTCTTGCGCCCTCAAGGGGTATAAAGATGGATTTATCAAAATAACCGAGCCCCGTGGGTTCAAGGCTTGCCACAACCTTCAGCTTTCTGCCATAGAGTGTTAAATCCTGGCCCGGATAGTACTTGACACTATCTCCCACCACCACGTCATACATCCCCTGCTCTCCATTCAGTGCGTATCTTATCCAGGGAGCAACGGTAAAATCCGTCTTTGGATCATAGGCTATTATAAGAAACTTCTCTGCTGTGCAACAGATCAACTGGGTAAAGGGCTGCATGTAAAGCTGCGGTGAGACCTTCTCTATTTCTGAATAGCCCCTGAGTTTGGCAAGGACATCCTTTTTAAGATAAAACAATGTCGGCCCGCCACTTATCAGGACTGTTTCCGCAGACTTCTCAGCTCCTTCCGGAACAATCATAAGATCGGCTCCAAGCCTGCCGGCGCCAATCTCCAGGGTGCTCTCAATGCTTCTTGTAAGAAGAATATAGGAGAAAAAAATACCGATAACTATGGTAAGGCTGAGCACGATGGCGATAGTACGGAAACGTCTCCGCCTCAGGTTGGAGGCTGATATATGGGAGATTGTTATTACCGGCGGTCCCTCTTTTCTCTTGATAATGAGAGACGGAAGGCTTATCAGCACGGTAAGCAAGGAAAAGACCAGAAGAACCTGCCGTATAAAAACGTGCGCCCTCAATGAATAGGTCTGTCCGAGTATGACTACAGGGTCCTGCGACTGGATATAGAAGCTGACAGGTCTCAAAATAAAGGATTGACCTAAGGCAAGGATTCCTAAAATAACGGTTAACCATAGGACCCTTTTGTACTTGAAGGATGCCATACCGGTTATAATCACCAGTATTCCGATATACAGTTCCGGGTGGTACCATATTGAGCACTCGGAAAGAAGCCGGGCACCCGAGCCCCCTGCAAGATAATGTAGAGGGAGCGCAAAATGGGGAATGATAATGAAGAGTATTCCGATTATTATGACCGCAAGTCCGGTGATCAATAAACTTCTCCTTAATTTTTATTTTAACATTACCGCAGGTCTCTTTGCCAGAATCTTAAAACCCCCGGGAGTAGAGACAAAACGGAATATTCGGTAAATATTCCGATCCGGCATTAACAAATCTTGATAACCAAAACTCTATATACAATAACAATTAAAAATATAGCTTGACAAGTAATGAGTATTACCTATATATTTATAATATGAAAGGAAAAGGAATTTTTCTTCTGATTCTCTTATTGCTTTCTGTTTTTGCTCCTCTATCATTAAATATCGCCCCCGCCAAGGACGGAACCTATCTCTTGAGTCTCGACGTATGTAATGCACAGGCAGCGGCTTTATCAACGAGCTTCGACGTTCCATGTATCTGTTCAAGTCCTGTTAAGGTATGCTCTATTTGTTTTATGGCGGTCCTTGGACCGGATACCGATATCTTCTATACCTATCTGCTACCCTACCTTACGGAGCACCCTCCGAGAGTCTAAACCCAGACAACACCCGAGGTATTTAACGCCTGATTATTTCATCAGGCAAGAAGTACTTATGAAGTAGTATATTCCGTTCTCCGGAAGATACTTTCTTCATATTACTCCCCATTTAAACTTCTCCACCTCGGATGTACTGTTCGGGGTGGAGCTTTTTAAAAACTAAAATCAGGAGGCTATTATAATGAAAGACAGCATGGAAGAGGGGCTTACAAGGAGAGATGTAATCTTGGGTGCAGGCAAGATGGCTGCCGGTGCAGTTTTACTATCGTCAATTGGTGTAATCAGTGGAGCCAAAAACGCCGAGGCATACAAGTATGCATCACAGTTTAAGTATGCAAAACTCAATCCTCACGAAGTAGGCCAGATCGCTTATGAAAATTACTTCAAGCGGTGGTGTGCATCCTCTGTCATAGCAGGCTTTGTTACGCCACTGAAAAAGAAGGTTGGAGGTGCATGGAAAGGATTCCCAATCGACGCCTACAGGGCGTTTCATGGCGGACTGGCCGGATGGGGGGCATTATGCGGCACCCTGTCGGGAGCGGCGGTTATAATAGGCCTTTCAACAAGAGACACTGATACTGCAGAGAGTATGATCAACGATCTCGCATTCTATTACTCCTATACCGAACTGCCGAGCTTTACACCCGCCAAGATACTGAAGGCCCAGATACATCATATGACCATTGCGGGCACGCCTGTTTGCCATATATCAGTAGGAAAGTGGATGCGGGCGGAAGGTGTCGCTTTTCTTTCAAATGAGAGGGCGGAAAGATGTGCACGTCTTTCGGCAAACACTGCAATCGAGACCGCAAATATGTTAAATGAATATGCTGCAAACGGCAAGTACAGAGCTAAACACAAACTGCTGTACAATGTCTTAGCAAACGGCTCCACATCCCAGAACAACTGCAAGGACTGTCATGGCCAGTATGTCCCGACACCGAACAAAACTTATGACACGCTCAAGAAATAACGGACCAGGACCTAAAAGACTATCCTGACGAGTAACAGGCGGGGTGGATGGATCCATCCACCCCGCCATAATCAGTGTCTGTGTATAAAGTGCAATCATTTGTCATTCCCGCAAGCGAAGCACGTCGGGAATCCTTCTCAAAGAACGATTCCGGACAAGCCGGAATGACGGAATAACGACATCTGTTCGACTTTATACACAGACTCTATTTATTCCTGCCCGCTAATAAACAACTCCTGTTTCAATCGTACAGCCTTAAGAGGCAGGTAAGTGCTTTTGTGAATTCCTGTGCTTGCAAACCGTTTTTACCAAAATGTAATGTAATAGGTCCAAGATCATCATCTGTGATTGAAGACTTAATAATATTCCTAAGCGTCTAATAGTATCCCTCCATCGTAAAACTGGAAAATATTATCGGCCATGAAGAGATGGCGGCAAACATTACTATGAAAAAAATCGATAGTATAACCCATTTCTTCTGGACCCTGTTTATCAGGACATTCAGTGACGGTATTTTCCTGAAGGGTTCAAATATGCCTGTGAGCATACCGAATAATGTGCCACCGAAAAGTGTAAAGTAAAGGGGATAGCCAATGTAGTTGTAATAGCCCTGCAGGAGGTCAAAGGGGCAGTGGTGTGTAGGGATTTCGTAAAAATAAAGTGATATGAAGGAGACGATTGAGGCAATTGCTACAACAAACAGCACCACTGAAAACACGGATAATAAATACCTGGCAGCGCTGTTCTGTAAGAACAATGTCAGAAGGGCATTTAGAATAAAACCGCTTACGGCAAGATAAAAGACTATCATCGCCGGTTTAAGAGGAAGACCTGAGAGCCCTGCTGCTACACCTCCGCCCTCTTTGCTGAATAACGACCCGCAGCATGAGGTAATTATATTCGGGTTGAGTCCGAGAAAGTATCTGAACTGAAGATATGTATCAGTTATAAGAAGGGGGGTGATGAACAGTAATAGAACAAACTTTTTCTTGACAAGAGGAAAGTCCTCCGCCCTCTGGTCAATGTAATTCATTGCTATCCAGATTGATGCAAGAAAGAATATACCGATTTTTAAAAAGAGCACATACCAGCCAACCGGGTTGGCATTCAGGGACCCTGTAGCACACATCGCACCTACAAACAGACGGTGGAGATCATCGACGGTGTAGATGAATAAAAAGGTAGAGAGTATTGAGAGGGCAAGAACAAAGCTCATGATTGTTGAGAGGAGATAGGTCTTCCTCTCAAGTAACAGCTGCCCCTCTGAACTGCTGCTGATATCCCACCTCCTGATAATCACGATGCCTACGTAGGAAGAATAAATCAGCATCGCGGTCGTAATGAGCGAACCTCCCAGTAGTGCTATTATTGCCGGATGGAGAAACATTCTTATACCAATCAGGATACAGGTTTCAAGAGAGAAAACATGATCAAACTAAATATCCTCTTTCCGTGTTCCGGCTTCCGGATACCGTATTGATTTATTCACTGATTACCTTTCCGTCACGCATCTCAATAACCCTGTCAATGAAATCCCTTTCATATACAAGAGGGTCATGGGTGGCAATAATGATATTCTTCCCCTCTTCGTTTAAGAGTCTTACTATACTTAATAAGTCTTCAGAGAGTTTTGTATCAAGATGTGCTGTCGGTTCATCTGCAAGGATGATTTCCGGATCATTTATCAATGCCCTCGCTATTGCCACCCTCTGTTGCTCACCACCGGAGAGCTGCTGAACCTTATTGTACTTCTTTCTTATTATATCCAGCTTATCGAGTATGGACTCTGCACGGCTTCTGATCTCTAAAAACCCTCTGTCCGTAGGATAAAGCGGAAGCATTATATTCTCAATTACAGTTATACCCTTTATAAGGTTGAATTGCTGAAAGATGAACCCAAAGGTTTTGCGCCTGATATCCGTCAGAAACCTCTCCGGAAGTTTTGCCACATCCTTACCATTAACAACTATTCTCCCCTCTGTAGGACGTGTCATACACCCGATGAGGCTCAAGAGGGTGGTTTTGCCTGATCCGCTCGGACCCTTCAGTACAATGATCTCTCTCTCCAGGATCTCAAGAGATACACTGGTCACCGCCCTCATTTCGTCAGGCATTCCAGGGTTAAAAACCTTTGATAGGTTTTCCGTTTTGATAACCGTATTCATTGCAGAAAAAGTCCTTTTCCAAAGCTGTATCAACACGTTTCAATCAGCGGCTTTATAGAATATTTTATTCATCCCCGCATCACCACATCGGGATCGGTTATTGAGGCCTTCCATGAAGGCACAATCGTTGCAGCCATATATGGAATAACAGTGAAAAAGAGCAGTACCACTACCTGATAGGGATCGATATAGGGCATCAGATGAAACTTAGGGAATATGACAGACCATCCCTTCAGGGCAGGTGAGAAGATTGATGCACCGAAGAAGAAGATATGGATATATCCACCTATGACGCCCGTCAGAAAAGATACGGAGGAGATAACAAGGCCCTCCCAGAACTTCAGTTCCATTATGTCGGAGGTCTCCCATCCAATTGCCTTCAGTATACCTATCTCTCTCTTTTCCTCGGCGCTCAGTCCTGTTGCCTTGTCCCATGCAAGAATGATAAAAGCCAGAACGGCGCCGGAAAACATGGTCAGTATCAAACCGCTTCTCCAGTCAAAGAGGGTGTCATAGGTCCTCAATATCTCACTTCTCGTTATCGGCCTTGTATCAGGCAAGCGTGATTTTATCTTTCCGGCGATATTATTAACCTCCACGGGGTTGTATACCCGGACCACGATATCGGTGGATTGGTCTTCAGGGATACTGAAAAGTGATCGAATGTCCTTAAGGCTTATGATAACGAGGTCATTGGTCACAATGCTTGATTTAGCATCAAAGACCCCGATAACGGTGAACACATGAACCTTCCCGTCAGAGCCGACAATCGGTATCTTGTTGCCTATGCCTGCAAACCTTGCATCGGACACACCCCTTCCTATTACGCAGACGCCTTGCCGGCCTTTTTTGATAAAATCACCCTTGAGCAGCCGGATTGAATCATGCAACCTGTCATATGCGCCAAGTATGGTATAGTTTCCGTCGGTGGAGATATCGTAATAGTAGCCCCAATACCTCGGTATGATCTCTCCGGTCCCGGGTATACTCTTTATCTCTTTGATATAATCAAGCGGGATAAGGTCATGCCTCCCCCCGGTGACCCTCTGGACGATGAGTTCGGGTGCGCCGCTGAGTATTGCAACCGCTTCTCTCTTAAATGAATAGGTGAGAAGGAGTATCGATGAGAGGGTAAATACAATAATGGAGAAAACTACTATAATGCCAAGGTTCTTGTATTTTCTCCTCCATAGAGTAGACAGGGCAAACTCAAGAATCTTTATATGCTTTTTCACTTAAATTCTCCACGAAGTATCGATGCAGGAGCGGGTGCAATAATGGAGCCCGCAGGAAAGTGTTCAATCGAGGATGGGTAGTCCTGAAAGGGAGAAAAAAGGTCGGCCTGTGACGGATTCCGCGTGTACCGGGCCTCTGTCCAGATCGAGAGGTCGGTAAGCATCAAATCATGAACAATCATCCTCTTTCCCCGGATCTCTGAAGAGCGGTTATTCTTTGCAACCACACCGTGTAAAAACAGAAATACCAGGACCAGAATCTCAAAGAGAATAAAACCTATGAATATCCTGTGCTTAATCATACTGTCTCAATTTGCTGCTCCCAGCAGGGTTACCGTTGGATTTCCATCCCTTTATGGGGGGAGGGAAGGGTTATTTTAAATACCACATCATTACCTCATAAGAAGATGTTCATTCCCTGAAAAAACAGAACGGTTTTCAGGGTGCTACATACCGTTCATCTTCTTCCCTTTCATTTTCATCCCCTTCATCTTCATCATTCCACCCGGTATGTCTGCGGGGGTCACCTCGTCAAAGCTGAGCATCTTCTTTCCATGGTGTTCCTTCATGAAGGTCTCCGCCCTGGCTTTACCCTTAACGGCAACGAGTTCATCTCCCATCGGACCCATCACATCGCTTCCGGTCACAAAATAAACATCCTCTGCCTTAACCATCCTGGTTGTGTAGTATTCGGTAACGTAGAGGGATTCTATGTCGGCCTTTGTTTTGGCCTTATTATACTTTGCGATATTGAAATAAAAATTGAACATATCCTTTGGACCGTCAAAGAATGTCCTCGTCCCGTCTTTAAATACTATCTCACAAACCCAGTTGGGATAGGGAGCCACATGCATCCCGCATACGGAACATTTATCCTTCTCTGTCGGCTTCACCGGTCCTTCCGCATATGCCATTCCCTGAAACAAAAGGCCAAGCGCAACAATCACAATTATTCCCACAAACCTGTGTCTCATAAATAACCTCCTCTTATTACATCTGATTTTTTCAGAGTCACGGTACTGTCACTGATTCGAGATCTTTCAGAAAAAATTTCCGCCAGTGCAGGCACGTGCAGCGGTTGGTCTGCGTTTCCGCTCTGAAAAGAAACACGTGCTATACAAAGGCAGGGGGTCTGAACAGGGGTGGAAGAAAGGCGGAACTGAACCGCAGGTCCTCAAGGAGATAAATATACGACAGGATCTCCGGGGAGTTATTCAAGGGCAGGGACAAGGGCAGGATGAGGGGTATTTTTGCAAAGGTTGAGGCCTGCTCAACTGAACAGGTATCCAGCGTCAATAAACGTTCTCCTGTTTCGGTAATGGAAACGCTGCTGTTTACCCGGGATACGGTAACGCAGGAAAGCACTACGGCAAAACTGAACAAAAGCAGCACCGTTATGTTTATGCCTTTGAGAAGCATCCCTGTGAAAACCGTTTTTTTCATAATCAATAATGCTTAACCTTCGCCTTAACCTTGATTTTACCACTTTTCTGGAATTTCAATACTATTGTCACCTCATCACCGATCTCCTCAGGGAGTCCGAAAAACATCAAATGCAGGGCGCCGGGCTTTAATTCCAGGACACCCCCGGCAGGAATCACGAACTCCTCAACCATTTGCATGCGGCCATTAACGACATCATGGAGTTCACCAACCACTTCGGGATACCCCTGTATCGAACACCCGGTAAGTCTGTCCTTCCCTGTACCATCATTAAGGATCACCATGAAGGCCGATGCCTCCCGGTTCCCTATAAACAGCTCAGGCCACTTTATCTTTATCTCGGGTGGACCGCTCTCCTTACAGGATAGCAGGATTAACGTAAAAAGAAACGGTATTAAAATAATAAACAGACTTTTTTTTCTCATCTATGCCTTTTTTAACATTCCATGTACCATCCTGTACTGCTTTCTTGTATGGCGTGCAAGCTCGGAACTGTGCGTAACGATTATGAAGGTTATACCCTTTTCCTCATTCATCCCCTGAAACAGTTTCATTATCTCTGCTTCCGTCTCCTCATCAAGGTCTCCCGTCGGTTCATCGGCAAGGATAATCTCCGGATGATTTATGAATGCCCTGGCGATTGCCGCCCGCCGCTGCTGTCCTCCGCTCAACTGGGACGGATAAGATTTTTCCTTATCCCTGATATCCACCATTTCAAGCAATTCCATGGCGTACCCGTATGCCCCGTCCTTCCTGTTTTTGCTGAAGGCGGTCGGGAGCATCACATTTTCGATAACATTCAGTGTGGGAATCAGGCTGGAAAACTGAAAAATAAAGTTCATCTTTTGGTTTCTGAGCCCGGAGAGTTCATTGTCGCTGATCGACCAGATATCGGTACCGTCAATAACCACAGTGCCTGAATCAGGCTTTGTAAGTCCACCTATAAGACTCAGGAGCGTTGTCTTGCCGCTTCCGGAATGGCCAAGTATGGAGATAAACTCGTTATCTTCAATTCTGAGATTAACGTTGTCAACGGCCTTGATGATATCAGAGCCTACCTTGTAAGTCTTTGATAAATCCTTGACCTCTATCATAATGATCTCCTTCTTAAACAGTATGATTCATGATGCAGGATATGAGAAACCATACAATATGGTTTTGACAGGCTGTTGAGAAAGTCATAAACTGTGTGCCGTGTCATGCTGAATCCTTCATCGCCATGCTATTCCCCACCCCTTATTGCCTCGTAAGGCTCCATTGTCATCGACCTTATAGCGGGATAAAGCGCTGCACCCACACCCGTTATAAAGGACAGAATAAGACAGAAAACAATCAGTAAAACGAACTCACCTGCAGAGGGCCAGAGATAGGGGATATTCAAAGATGCCCTGATAAAACCTTTAAATACGTAAAGAAAAATTCCGCCTATTATAATACCGGCAACCCCTCCTGACAGAGACAGGATGGCTGCCTCGGTCATGATGAGACGGAAGATACTTCCTCTCTTCGCACCCATAGCCCTAAGAAGCCCTATCTCCCTCTGTCGCTCGTTAACAATCATCGAGAATACCACCCCGATCAGCAGGAGGGCCATGACCCAGAGAATTATGCTTATTGAGAGGATACTCCTCAGGAGTATAAAGAGTTGCTTCCTCACATTAGAGATCACCTGCTCGGAGACTATCGCCTTGACACCGGGGATATCGTGTTCAATAAAGATAGCCACCCTTGACGGGCTGATCTCCGGCTCGACCTGAACAAGGACCGTGGAGATCTTATCCAGCGGCAGTTTTGCAACCTTTACACCTTTTTTATGTTGTGACTCCTCTGCGAGTTTTTTCATCGCTGCATAAGGCATGAAGACAGAGTCATCGATAAATTTCATCCCAGTCTCTTCAAGCATCCCGACTACATCGAAGTCCTTGCCGTAAAACCGGATCTTTGAACCAACGTCATACGCCGTAAGTCCCCTCCCCATGATTATCTCTTTCGTACCGAGTGGTCTTGACAGCTCTTTTGAAAGCCAGGGCATAATGGTAAAATCGTTCTTCGGTTCAAAGCCGATAAGCAGCATATTCCCCACCGAACAACATTTATACTGGGCTGTCTGTAGAAAGACCTGACTGGCTGCCGCCTTTACCCCTTCAACCTGGCGCACCTTATCCTCGATACCCCTGTCCATATAAAATGTCGATGGTTCACCTGCAAGAAGGACCGTCTTTGCCTGGGCCACTGCATTCTCAGGAACTACCATGATGTCGGCACCCAGTCGTGCGGTGCCTTTCTCCAAACTCGTTTCTACGGAGTCCATCACCGTGGTAACGGAAAAAAGCGTTGCAGCCACAACGGTCACCGAGATTGCGATGGCAATACTCCTGAAAAACTTGCGCTTTATGTTCTTAAGTGCAATATGGGATAGATTAATCCGTTTCAATGTCGCTCTCCCTTCGGACAACCTCCGAATCTGTAAAATCATAACAAACCCTCCGGAAAGACAATAAGGACAGGTACGGGCTTTCAGACGGGGGATCTTCCCATCGAAAGGGTTGGTGGGAATATTATAAAGACAGAGGGAATACGTTCAAGAACCGAGTTAACAAGAACCGCAGCAATATAGATATAGATAAAGACAGGAATAAACATAAAAAACATCGAGGCTGTTGAATCAGACACCTTTTTACATATATCGATTATATCCGGCCCGTCATCAGGAAAGCGTATATGAACCGGCACAAAGGATAGAAAAAACACCGATATAAGAATAAGAAGCAGTATTGATAAATACCTTGTAATCGTCATCTGGTTAACAGGCCTCTCCGGGTATTGTCGTCCTGGACCCGCTTCAGGATCCTGAGAAAAAAACAGAGGGGAAGAAGAGCTTCTTCCCCTCTGTCGTAAGAATAAAATTACTCACACGCCTTGCTGAATCCGGTTGCCTTCCAGTCTACCTGAATGCCACAGAGGAAGGGCCTGCCGTTGTCAACTTTTTCCGAGACTTCCAAGCCGATGGCGCCGTGGCATTTCTTGCAAGCTGAATAGACCTTGACAACCCTCTTGGTCTTTGTGTTGATTACGACGATTCCGCTGTCGTCCTGTTCGGGAACCTGTCTTACGGCGGCAAGGGCATACTTGCCGTCGGGGGTAAAGTCAATGTCATGTACGTTACCACCGGTGATTACGAAATCCTTTACCTTGCCGGTCTTGACATCAACAATGACAACCCCGCCCGGATGGCCACCGGCCTCGGCGTAACCTACACCATAAGGCTTTCCACCCTTGAGTTCGTTACCCTCTGATTCCCATATCTCTGTTCCGGCAGGGTTTAACCTTCCACGGTGAATGAAGTTGCCGACCCCCGTAATCTTGCCTTTGACCTTCTTGGTCCTGACATCCACGATGTTGATAAAACCACCCGGCATGTCGGCAATATATGCTGTCTTTCCGTCTTTTGAAAAGGTGATCCCGCATATGGATTTACTTACAGGAAAACTGTCGGCAAGCTTGTGGGTCTTAGGGTCGTATACATAGACGTGGCCGTCGGTCATGTCGGAAACCCAGATAGTACCATCCGGGGCAATATTAGAACCGCAGTGCTGTTTACCGAGTCTTACCCAGTTGGTCTGTTTTCCGGTAACGAGATTGATCTCCTTTGCATAACCGTCGAGACTGAAGGCATAGAGAGTTTTACCGTCCTTTGAAAGGGTAAGGGCGTCGGAAGCTTTGCCCTCAACGATTCTTCTTACCTCTCCCGTTGCAAGGTCGACGACTGCCACATGGCCGCCATGGCCCTGAACGTAAGCAAACCCCTTCAGATTAACACCTGCATGAGCAACTGTCAGACCAAAAAATGCAACGAGTGAAAGGGCCAAGAGTGAAACAAATAATACTTTCTTCATACATCCTCCCCATCGAAGGTTTTTTTTCATTTGTAAAATACAAATTTGCGTTTTCACTCTAAATGCTGTTATATGTCTATCTCTTTTGGATTCCTTCTAATCATCACCCCCTTT includes:
- the macB_1 gene encoding macrolide export ATP-binding/permease protein MacB codes for the protein MITGLAVIIIGILFIIIPHFALPLHYLAGGSGARLLSECSIWYHPELYIGILVIITGMASFKYKRVLWLTVILGILALGQSFILRPVSFYIQSQDPVVILGQTYSLRAHVFIRQVLLVFSLLTVLISLPSLIIKRKEGPPVITISHISASNLRRRRFRTIAIVLSLTIVIGIFFSYILLTRSIESTLEIGAGRLGADLMIVPEGAEKSAETVLISGGPTLFYLKKDVLAKLRGYSEIEKVSPQLYMQPFTQLICCTAEKFLIIAYDPKTDFTVAPWIRYALNGEQGMYDVVVGDSVKYYPGQDLTLYGRKLKVVASLEPTGLGYFDKSIFIPLEGARRMLRAVKKYSKTRKIPRRRIITDKSFSQLTSPEKGSISVKDVDPEGISAVFVKVRDNVSVKELAKKIEKDINGVTAINVKESTVTVKRQLTSMLKTFFLPVIVLLVMCTLILAVVFSMSVNERQREIGLLRAMGSHKATVFRLVITEALLMSCIGAILGTLFGAAVFLVFKNNIMAALNLLYIWPSPLVIFSVILMTVVTALLIGLFSGLYPAIRASRMEPYLAIRSGER
- a CDS encoding split-Soret cytochrome c precursor, with product MKDSMEEGLTRRDVILGAGKMAAGAVLLSSIGVISGAKNAEAYKYASQFKYAKLNPHEVGQIAYENYFKRWCASSVIAGFVTPLKKKVGGAWKGFPIDAYRAFHGGLAGWGALCGTLSGAAVIIGLSTRDTDTAESMINDLAFYYSYTELPSFTPAKILKAQIHHMTIAGTPVCHISVGKWMRAEGVAFLSNERAERCARLSANTAIETANMLNEYAANGKYRAKHKLLYNVLANGSTSQNNCKDCHGQYVPTPNKTYDTLKK
- the macB_2 gene encoding macrolide export ATP-binding/permease protein MacB, giving the protein MNTVIKTENLSKVFNPGMPDEMRAVTSVSLEILEREIIVLKGPSGSGKTTLLSLIGCMTRPTEGRIVVNGKDVAKLPERFLTDIRRKTFGFIFQQFNLIKGITVIENIMLPLYPTDRGFLEIRSRAESILDKLDIIRKKYNKVQQLSGGEQQRVAIARALINDPEIILADEPTAHLDTKLSEDLLSIVRLLNEEGKNIIIATHDPLVYERDFIDRVIEMRDGKVISE
- a CDS encoding outer membrane-specific lipoprotein transporter subunit LolC, giving the protein MKKHIKILEFALSTLWRRKYKNLGIIVVFSIIVFTLSSILLLTYSFKREAVAILSGAPELIVQRVTGGRHDLIPLDYIKEIKSIPGTGEIIPRYWGYYYDISTDGNYTILGAYDRLHDSIRLLKGDFIKKGRQGVCVIGRGVSDARFAGIGNKIPIVGSDGKVHVFTVIGVFDAKSSIVTNDLVIISLKDIRSLFSIPEDQSTDIVVRVYNPVEVNNIAGKIKSRLPDTRPITRSEILRTYDTLFDWRSGLILTMFSGAVLAFIILAWDKATGLSAEEKREIGILKAIGWETSDIMELKFWEGLVISSVSFLTGVIGGYIHIFFFGASIFSPALKGWSVIFPKFHLMPYIDPYQVVVLLFFTVIPYMAATIVPSWKASITDPDVVMRG
- a CDS encoding nosL, which gives rise to MRHRFVGIIVIVALGLLFQGMAYAEGPVKPTEKDKCSVCGMHVAPYPNWVCEIVFKDGTRTFFDGPKDMFNFYFNIAKYNKAKTKADIESLYVTEYYTTRMVKAEDVYFVTGSDVMGPMGDELVAVKGKARAETFMKEHHGKKMLSFDEVTPADIPGGMMKMKGMKMKGKKMNGM
- the ytrE gene encoding ABC transporter ATP-binding protein YtrE, translated to MIEVKDLSKTYKVGSDIIKAVDNVNLRIEDNEFISILGHSGSGKTTLLSLIGGLTKPDSGTVVIDGTDIWSISDNELSGLRNQKMNFIFQFSSLIPTLNVIENVMLPTAFSKNRKDGAYGYAMELLEMVDIRDKEKSYPSQLSGGQQRRAAIARAFINHPEIILADEPTGDLDEETEAEIMKLFQGMNEEKGITFIIVTHSSELARHTRKQYRMVHGMLKKA
- the macB_3 gene encoding macrolide export ATP-binding/permease protein MacB, which translates into the protein MILQIRRLSEGRATLKRINLSHIALKNIKRKFFRSIAIAISVTVVAATLFSVTTVMDSVETSLEKGTARLGADIMVVPENAVAQAKTVLLAGEPSTFYMDRGIEDKVRQVEGVKAAASQVFLQTAQYKCCSVGNMLLIGFEPKNDFTIMPWLSKELSRPLGTKEIIMGRGLTAYDVGSKIRFYGKDFDVVGMLEETGMKFIDDSVFMPYAAMKKLAEESQHKKGVKVAKLPLDKISTVLVQVEPEISPSRVAIFIEHDIPGVKAIVSEQVISNVRKQLFILLRSILSISIILWVMALLLIGVVFSMIVNERQREIGLLRAMGAKRGSIFRLIMTEAAILSLSGGVAGIIIGGIFLYVFKGFIRASLNIPYLWPSAGEFVLLIVFCLILSFITGVGAALYPAIRSMTMEPYEAIRGGE